CCAATGCAATAAAATTAATAGAAGAGCAGAGAGAAGAGGAGGCTCTTTATCGAAAATATAAAGACTATTATGGGTATGTGTTCTATATAGGAAAAAGAGTAGGCTAAACGAGATTTATTTTTTATAGTGTTTCAAACAAAACCGAATAGTGTGTGTATCAGCACACTTCTATTCGGTTTTTTCAAAAAAGGAAATGACTTTTATTTTTTAATAAAAGTACAACTCTTTTTGGTTGTCGAAGACCTTAGGATATAGCATCCCTCTCCTAAAGAGGAGATATCGACAGGATTTGAATTGTGATGGTTATTGATCTGCATCACTTTGTTCCCTAGTATATTATAAACCTCATAATTTATGTCTTTGTCTTGAGTGTTGTTAATATAGATCTGATTCTCCGCAGGAGATGGATAAATGGTTAGCTCCTTTTTATTCATGCCTAGCTCGATATTAGGAGTGGAAACACTTTGTCCGAAGATCTTGATTTCTTCAAGGGAGAAATCATAATGAATTGATACGTTCGTGGTATATCTTAGATATCTTGTGTGGATATCTTTCTCGAATGAAACATCTTGAACCCCTCTTTTTTCTGTAGGGTCATCCCAAACCGTTACCCACTGGCTATTATCATCCTTGATCTCCCATTTAACGCCAAAGAACTTATTTTGTATTTTATTGTGATTATCATTAAAAACGATTAGCCTAGAGATATCATATGACTCTCCTAGATCAATGGTATAAGTGGTATTGGGTCCTTTGTCGTTTGATATTTTAAATGAAGATCTTTTTATTTTATTGTTACGTAAACTGGCTGGAATAGAACTAATTTTAGGAGCAATATTTGGATATTTGTTGTTACCATTTACGATGATGTTGTAAAATTTTTTCCCATCTAAGTTACCCGTTTCATCGATGCGACACTTCAGGTAGCGAACTTTATCTTCATTGATATCTAATTTTTTAAGTTCACTAGCGTCGACAAAACTATGATTGGTCCAAATATTCCCATCCACACTAGTTTGAATTGTTATTTTACTTGTGTTCTTACTGAGGTCATCTGTTTTAATAGACTGATCGATGATAAGTACATTGGAAATGCTCACTTGTTGTTTAAAGTCAAGAGTGAATGAAGGTTCGCTCTTGGTTGCATATTCCCATGGTTGTGAATAATATGTGTTTAGGTTACTATATGCATCAAAGATGTCTCTGAGCCTTTTGTTTTCTTCTCTTAGGGGATACATGCAGTAGTTTAATGGAACATAGTCTTCCTCTGTAGAAATGAAATAGATCGTATGATCCCAACTCATATTTTTGTAGGTGACATGAATGATTACTGGTTCATAAGTGAAAGTTTCTGTGGTAGTAAAGGTTGCTTTGGCTGTACCATAATAATCTAATGAAGTAGCTGGTTTAACGTCTCCTACTTGTTTTAATTTTGTCCCTGCAATAAACTCAAATGTATATTTATAGTTTGGTATCTCAGCATTATCTATCTCCCTAGGATATCCGATTGGTATTGTCATCTCTTCGTTGGGATGAATATTAAATATATAGTTTATATAATGCCATGAATGTGATTGAGCATAGGTGTGTAGAGAAATTGCACATAGCAATGTAATAGTTAAGAGTAATTGTTTTTTCATGCTTTTTGTTTAATGTAATTTTTAATAATGATTAATTAGATATTTGTAAAGGATGGATAATATCTGTTTAATCTTAATACATCAATAAGTTAGTATTGATTTGAATACAAAAAGCACAAGTCAAAAGTTAAAGATGGT
The Prolixibacteraceae bacterium DNA segment above includes these coding regions:
- a CDS encoding discoidin domain-containing protein, translated to MKKQLLLTITLLCAISLHTYAQSHSWHYINYIFNIHPNEEMTIPIGYPREIDNAEIPNYKYTFEFIAGTKLKQVGDVKPATSLDYYGTAKATFTTTETFTYEPVIIHVTYKNMSWDHTIYFISTEEDYVPLNYCMYPLREENKRLRDIFDAYSNLNTYYSQPWEYATKSEPSFTLDFKQQVSISNVLIIDQSIKTDDLSKNTSKITIQTSVDGNIWTNHSFVDASELKKLDINEDKVRYLKCRIDETGNLDGKKFYNIIVNGNNKYPNIAPKISSIPASLRNNKIKRSSFKISNDKGPNTTYTIDLGESYDISRLIVFNDNHNKIQNKFFGVKWEIKDDNSQWVTVWDDPTEKRGVQDVSFEKDIHTRYLRYTTNVSIHYDFSLEEIKIFGQSVSTPNIELGMNKKELTIYPSPAENQIYINNTQDKDINYEVYNILGNKVMQINNHHNSNPVDISSLGEGCYILRSSTTKKSCTFIKK